The genomic DNA TTAAGAAAGAAGATTGAAGGTGTAGTTCTCCAAGCTGATATGTTAGCACCGGCAGCATTGGAACTAGAAGAAGCATCACGGATTAGGCAGGAAGAAATGATACGGAAATATAACTTATGGGATGATGTAACTAAATCCAATGAAATTCTTGGCAAGTTAGCTGATAGTTCCAAAGTGGTTGACACTCTCAAAGACCTAACTTATAAGGTAATGTGTTATTCGTTAGTAGAGTTCAACTggtaatttttgtttgtttctttttttctcagtGGGGAAACCACTGTGGACCTCCAACCCAATCTGTCCCTGCAGATTTTCATGGAAATCTTATCAAAAGAAtatgcattttctttaacaGGATTATGGCACTAAGAGTTTGGCATTTTGTTGATTAAGCCAACTACGTGTTATCAGAAGCATGTATAGGGCCTGGAATCCTTACCTGCCTTAATCATAATCATCGTTTTTAGTATATTACTGTCTGTTATGGGCCTCTGGAATTAGAAGATATTTAGATGAATACACACATCCACATGTGTAGTTGAGTTATCCTATTTCTGCCTACATAGTTGAATTCATCTGTATCTATCATCCAGATAGATGGCTTGATAAGGAAACAAATCTCCTTCAATTTTTCCCCCTAAATATTTTCTGTGTGAAACATTGTCAATGGTTTGCATTACTTTGTTTGTGgtgttatttttcaaaatcaaggtGAAGACGATGCATTACATTTTTTACTTGATTATGTCTGCAAATTGGTTCAGGCTGAAGAAGCAAAGTTGATTACTCAGCTGGTGGAGATGGATGCAATAAATCATGGGCTTTTTGAGCAAGCATATAATGCATCTGTAGATGTAAGCAAGTTCTTGTATCAGTACGAGATGTCCAAACTTCTCAGGGGCCAATTTGACATGGAGGGAGCATGCCTGACTATTAAAGCAGGGCCTAGAGGCATTTACTCTGAGGTTTGAGAACCTTGTTCTGATTTTAGatttaaacaagaaaaaagtaATGATAATGGAGTGCTGGAGTGGGAATTTGGTGCATTCGCCATGGCTTGGATCTTCCTATCAACTCCCATCACCCTCCACAAACTAATTCCGCTTACAGAGTGACTAAACCTATGCATTCTTCACTTGATGTTGGACTTGAGCTTcctttgattttgtaaattagtTCTGATTTTAGGGACCAGACTTAGTTTTAGCTCGAAATTTAAAACTTAGGATCCTACATAACAGAGGTTCTTTGATTCTTGGCAAAATTTGCTTTGATGCTTGACTTAAAAAGAATCTATTCCTCTTTTCCCCTTCAACTTAGCTTATGAAGAGGATGACATATTGTTAATATTATCTAAGATATGAAGATCCCTGGCATATCTTGAAGtttatgtattttataaattatggCATAGCCTTAACATAGATGAGTGTCATTATATTCTAGTGTGTGAAGCCTGTGAACTAAAGGTGCTGATGTCTTTATTCAGCTGGAATTATCTGCTTATAAAAGGCTTTTTTGAATTAAGTTGTAGATAGACCTTTATATGATCTGCAAAAATATTTCCCCTTCTACAACATGATTTTACTAATATCCGAATTCAGATATGGGCAGAACAACTTCTCAGCATGTATACCAAATGGGCTGAAAAGCAAGGTTACAAGGGAAGGGTAGTTGAGAAGTATGCTTCCAAGAATGGTGGTATCAAGTCTGCAACTATTGAGTTTGAATCTGAGTATGGTTATGGCTATCTTTCAGGAGAGAGGGGAGTTCACCATATGATAAGAAGTTCAGATGATGAATCTATACTCCATGAGGTACAAACTATCAGTTTCCTTCTGGCCTGAAGTAGGATATCAAAATTAGTATATAAGCTTTGATAGATGAATATAAGGGGTTTGTGTTTATGTGAAATCACTTCTTCGTGCTTGTAGAAAGTCACAaaattttccccttttctccttttttcccctttttgaaTGATGGATAAGATTTTAATCACTTATTTTATAGAGTCCTAGGCTTGTGTTATTTCATTTCTGATTTCCATGGAGCATGAATTTGCATTTACATTGGTACCTATTAATTACTaaggtgttgtttgtttttttaaatttttcctgAAAGCAACTTGGATTCAGATTTctgataatttgatttttacttttgttgacttatttcttaatttgttttactgaatagaaaaaaccaaattatttgacttttttctgAATGCTAAAAATAACATGTTGAAACCAACCAGCAAAACAAAATCCGAAGACTTGACCCTCACCCTCCACCAACATAACTAAAAggctagaaacacttcctagaatcactaccaaatgtaCTCTAAAGTGAAcgtattgatttttttttttaactaaataatatttaaaaaaaataaaatattaaaaaaacaaataacttaatgtttaacactattaagtattatttagccttaagttttatttagaattaagtcaaaaaaataaacaccacctaagagtTATACAACAAAAGCTCTGCAAGCTGCAAGCTACTGTTCACCATCCATGAGTTGCTTGGGCTAGCTTTCACTCATTTATATTCACCATTTTAGCCAAGTTCTATAATTTTAGCATCATGGGtttttatattaagttttaAGTAGAAACTGTCAGCCAAAAGCAATGATAAAGACCCCAGATAATGTTGCTCCATGCCatgattattttctaaattttgaaagttatcAATCATTTGATTTGACTAACATATCTTatcctattttgtttttgaatttggaACATCTTGCAGCAGACTGGCTCAGCAGTAGTGGACGTTATTCCATTATTCCTTGAAACAGCTCCTGACCTACAAATTGATGATGGGGATTTGAGGATCTCATCTCCTTCATGTCATGGGGTTGAACAAGGCCGAACTGGGCATGCTGTTTGCATTCAGCATATTCCAACTGGCATAAGTGTTCAATCCTCAGGTAATAAATGAACTGGTGAAAACTCGTTATTTATAGTGATACTGGAATTTGAACCATTTATGTGATATCAAGAAGTAAATACCATGCTCTAGCTTGCAGCCCACTGTACTCGTATATGCGACAAGAATACCAATGAAGATGTTTCTGTTACTTGtaacaatatataaatattgttctGTGAAAccattttattctctttcctaAAGCTCCTGAAAGGATAACTTAAACAGCTCAAACACCTGAACTGCAGACCTATAGGAACCAAACATTTGATCATCCTGTTAAGCTACCAGTTGATGAAAAAGCTTAAACTCGTAGCTAATAAGGCAACAGTCATGCGGCGCTAACAATATATAAGAGAAAACCATgcctttactttttttttttcttgataattttCTCAGAGATCagatgtgaaaaataatttttgatgtGCAGGTGAGAGAAGCCACTTTGCAAATAAGATGAGGGCCCTTAATCGCCTGAAGGCCAAACTTGTTGTGACTGCAATGGAACAGGGAATTCCTGAAGTAGGTGGCATCAAGAGAGAAGCCATTGCTGATATGTGGAAACAAGAAACCAGAAGGTATGTCTTTCATCCAAACAAGTTTGTGCAAGATGTAAAGACCGACATCCAGTTGCCGGATTTAAATTCTGTTTTGGATGGAAATATTGAACCTCTGATTGGAGCAAATATTAGTATGAGACAGGCAAGTGATATGATCATGTAAAACCAAATCATCTTGCTCTTCTTTGTAACTCCTTTGGAAGTTCAATGTTCTGTTCAACATtgtacaaatttgaaaatccaAATCTAAAGCTGATCTTGGCTTTCCAAATTAATCCAAACTCGtatcttaaaatgaaaaaaaaaaattgtttgatgaTATTGCTGAGGGATATTTTACCAATTTGCTTGGACCCCTCCTAAGGCCTTTTCAAGTTTTCCAAAAGTGTGAACTCTATAAACTTAGATATCATTTAGTTGTGATTTTAAGAAActtttctaatctttttaacatttgaaaatttctatcttttttaagtattaaaaaaattaaaaatatttattagacttactatcaaacatattcttaatatatatatatatataaaatctgaTAGTAGGCGAAGTGGCTGGTGGCcaatgactaaaaaaaaataatatcatcacttctcatttttcaatttttattgtgCCTCTTCCGCCATCCATCCACCAACTTCTAGGAGAAGTGTCCGAATCGATCAAGGAAACCCcatctttctcatttttaattttttaatttttgagaaacAAATTGGAGCAACATGAATACACCCACACCTGAACAAAgcaaagggttttttttttcttcgaacattttgtaatttaaatttaataatgaacTAGATTAACCCGATTACtatatttcataattaaaaaaatggttttttgagaataacttttaactatttttaagtgttttcatttgttgttttaggaatattttaagtttttaaatggattttttatttaatgaaatattttataaaaacacttcctacACAATCTTAAATATTGGAAATTGTcgaattttaagtaaaaataatttatttgacaaaaaatagcccacaaaataaatttcattccaaaataattttcaaattaatgaatctCATTCACATTGGTATTCATGTCAAAAAAACCGTAGTTAATATTtaaggttttgaatttttttcagaTGAACAGaatcatatttataatttcaaatttcaacataAAATCTCACACTTTTATGTtacaaaagaatttaaagttataattattaattagatttttgtgacaaaaaaatTCTCAAGACACTTTGAATGTAacgtggatttttttttttcaaatatattatctttGCTTATTAGAAACGCGTATTTCcaaaagatttttttgtttccttattcgGAAAGAAGACGAAGAAAACAAAGTCTTAGGAAACCCTAAATGATGGTCACGTGGCACACACCTACGACG from Vitis riparia cultivar Riparia Gloire de Montpellier isolate 1030 chromosome 8, EGFV_Vit.rip_1.0, whole genome shotgun sequence includes the following:
- the LOC117921082 gene encoding peptide chain release factor PrfB3, chloroplastic isoform X2, whose translation is MAKMAAESVTVSVQRASFSSKWQASRRNKLHTQVRASQSMDDKNKVFKELGLFSLRKKIEGVVLQADMLAPAALELEEASRIRQEEMIRKYNLWDDVTKSNEILGKLADSSKVVDTLKDLTYKAEEAKLITQLVEMDAINHGLFEQAYNASVDVSKFLYQYEMSKLLRGQFDMEGACLTIKAGPRGIYSEIWAEQLLSMYTKWAEKQGYKGRVVEKYASKNGGIKSATIEFESEYGYGYLSGERGVHHMIRSSDDESILHETGSAVVDVIPLFLETAPDLQIDDGDLRISSPSCHGVEQGRTGHAVCIQHIPTGISVQSSGERSHFANKMRALNRLKAKLVVTAMEQGIPEVGGIKREAIADMWKQETRRYVFHPNKFVQDVKTDIQLPDLNSVLDGNIEPLIGANISMRQASDMIM
- the LOC117921082 gene encoding peptide chain release factor PrfB3, chloroplastic isoform X1; the encoded protein is MAKMAAESVTVSVQRASFSSKWQASRRNKLHTQVRASQSMDDKNKVFKELGLFSLRKKIEGVVLQADMLAPAALELEEASRIRQEEMIRKYNLWDDVTKSNEILGKLADSSKVVDTLKDLTYKAEEAKLITQLVEMDAINHGLFEQAYNASVDVSKFLYQYEMSKLLRGQFDMEGACLTIKAGPRGIYSEIWAEQLLSMYTKWAEKQGYKGRVVEKYASKNGGIKSATIEFESEYGYGYLSGERGVHHMIRSSDDESILHEQTGSAVVDVIPLFLETAPDLQIDDGDLRISSPSCHGVEQGRTGHAVCIQHIPTGISVQSSGERSHFANKMRALNRLKAKLVVTAMEQGIPEVGGIKREAIADMWKQETRRYVFHPNKFVQDVKTDIQLPDLNSVLDGNIEPLIGANISMRQASDMIM